The Mercurialis annua linkage group LG2, ddMerAnnu1.2, whole genome shotgun sequence genome contains a region encoding:
- the LOC126668079 gene encoding uncharacterized protein LOC126668079, producing MQNYCCKNFVGQTNNLDGMLSTRSTVQTNPPVWVPPPIGFHKINFDGAIDMNLRTGAIGFVVSDFAGNFILAGARRFMGIIELMVIEALALRTSMEEVLSITESRLIFEGDCQVLINAVNSSSSTDRDAGVVLEDILSLVSRLTEIRFQYVNRKCNWVAHLVAKKALVDDCFCSSHHSVLEWLTQNC from the coding sequence ATGCAAAATTATTGTTGTAAGAATTTTGTTGGTCAGACTAATAATTTGGATGGCATGTTGAGTACTCGCTCAACTGTGCAAACTAATCCACCTGTATGGGTACCTCCACCGATAGgatttcataaaattaattttgatggtGCTATTGATATGAACCTACGGACAGGTGCTATTGGTTTTGTGGTTAGTGATTTTGCAGGTAATTTTATCTTGGCTGGGGCTCGACGTTTTATGGGCATAATTGAACTTATGGTTATAGAAGCATTGGCGCTTCGGACATCAATGGAGGAGGTGTTGTCTATTACAGAGAGTCGACTAATCTTTGAAGGAGACTGTCAGGTTCTCATTAATGCCGTCAATTCCTCCTCTAGCACTGATAGAGATGCCGGAGTAGTATTGGAAGACATACTAAGCTTAGTTTCCCGGTTAACGGAAATTAGGTTTCAATATGTTAACCGCAAATGTAATTGGGTAGCCCATTTGGTGGCTAAAAAAGCCCTGGTCGATGACTGCTTTTGCAGTTCTCATCATTCTGTTTTAGAATGGCTCACTCAAAATTGTTGA
- the LOC126669789 gene encoding hydroxyproline O-galactosyltransferase GALT3: MEKSDNVGCARIKTFKIILSLFRSKKWSGGILSIAFTIILIISYSLMGKQPQEKQSAYDFFRNHPSNTSNVKNTHQVIASRVEVKNATKSSKRPHFINVKGLDDLYAPANISKEESNALLVWAQMRLLLSRSDALAKTAQGLKEASIAWKELLSVIAEAKVVKSSISNKSEDKICPYSVNTIDRTTSRNGTILEVPCGLIEDSSITIVGIPNEHNGSFAIELQSSQLMGEENPPIILHYEVSLPGDNMTEEPFIIQNTWSHEHHWGKEERCPAHGSASNPTSEVDGLVLCNEQIVRSTMDGHPNGSHPGSDIQANVSQGNAHASPNFPFAEGNPFTATLWVGSEGFHMTVNGRHETSFAFREKFEPWAVSGFKINGGLNILSALARGLPVSEDHDLVVDAELLKAPVLKRKRLTMLVGIFSTGNNFERRMALRRSWMQYEAVRKGDVAVRFFIGLHKNSQVNFELWKEAQAYGDVQLMPFVDYYSLISLKTIAICIMGTKILPAKYIMKTDDDAFVRIDEVLSSLKEKSSNALLYGLIAYDSTPHRDKDSKWYVSEKEWPHSSYPPWAHGPGYVISRDIAKFIVRSHQEGNLKLFKLEDVAMGIWIEEFKKSGQEVNYMSDDRFYNAGCESNYILAHYQNPRLVLCLWEKLQSEHQAVCCE; encoded by the exons ATGGAAAAATCTGATAATGTAGGATGTGCGAGAATAAAAACGTTCAAGATAATCTTATCTCTGTTTCGATCGAAGAAATGGTCAGGCGGCATTTTGAGTATAGCCTTCACTATAATCTTGATCATTAGTTATAGCCTGATGGGAAAACAGCCACAGGAAAAGCAGTCAGCTTATGATTTTTTCAGAAATCATCCGAGCAATACTTCAAATGTGAAAAACACCCATCAAGTTATAGCTTCTCGGGTGGAAGTAAAGAACGCAACAAAATCATCAAAGCGACCGCATTTTATTAATGTCAAAGGACTTGATGACCTGTATGCTCCAGCAAATATTTCCAAGGAAGAGTCAAATGCATTACTTGTATGGGCTCAGATGCGTTTGCTATTATCGAGATCGGATGCTTTGGCTAAAACAGCTCAAGGATTAAAAGAAGCTTCCATCGCATGGAAAGAATTATTGTCTGTTATTGCGGAAGCCAAAGTGGTCAAGTCTAGCATCTCTAACAAATCAGAAGATAAAATCTGTCCTTACTCTGTAAATACCATTGACAGGACAACATCAAGAAATGGAACAATTCTTGAGGTCCCTTGCGGTCTAATTGAAGATTCCTCCATTACAATCGTTGGCATTCCAAATGAGCACAACGGAAGCTTTGCAATTGAACTTCAAAGCTCCCAGCTTATGGGAGAGGAAAACCCTCCTATTATTTTGCATTACGAAGTGAGCTTGCCTGGAGACAATATGACAGAGGAGccttttattattcaaaatacATGGTCACATGAACATCACTGGGGCAAAGAGGAAAGGTGCCCAGCTCATGGATCTGCTAGCAACCCAACATCAGAAG TTGATGGACTCGTTCTTTGCAATGAACAAATTGTCCGAAGCACTATGGATGGGCATCCCAATGGGAGTCATCCTGGTAGTGACATACAAGCTAATGTTTCTCAAGGAAATGCTCATGCAAGCCCTAATTTTCCATTTGCTGAGGGAAACCCTTTCACTGCTACATTGTGGGTTGGTTCGGAGGGATTCCACATGACTGTAAATGGAAGGCATGAAACCTCTTTTGCATTCAGAGAG AAATTTGAACCATGGGCTGTAAGCGGATTCAAAATAAATGGTGGGTTGAACATCTTATCTGCCTTGGCCAGAGGGTTACCTGTCTCTGAAGATCATGATTTAGTTGTTGATgctgagcttctcaaagctcctGTGTTGAAAAGGAAAAGACTGACTATGTTGGTTGGGATTTTCTCCACTGGAAATAATTTCGAGCGCCGTATGGCACTAAGGAGGTCTTGGATGCAATATGAAGCTGTACGCAAAGGAGATGTAGCTGTCCGTTTTTTCATTGGCCTT CACAAAAACAGTCAAGTCAATTTTGAGCTATGGAAAGAAGCTCAAGCATATGGAGATGTGCAACTGATGCCTTTTGTTGATTATTACAGTCTGATTAGTTTGAAAACAATTGCAATCTGTATCATGGGG ACAAAAATTCTCCCTGCTAAGTATATCATGAAAACAGACGATGATGCTTTTGTTAGAATTGATGAAGTTCTTTCTAGTCTGAAAGAGAAGTCATCTAATGCTCTCTTGTATGGACTTATAGCCTATGACTCAACTCCACACAGGGATAAGGACAGCAAATGGTATGTCAGTGAAAAG GAATGGCCGCATTCTTCATATCCACCATGGGCGCATGGCCCCGGATATGTAATCTCTCGAGATATTGCGAAATTCATAGTTCGCAGCCACCAAGAAGGAAATCTCAAG TTATTTAAACTAGAAGATGTTGCAATGGGCATATGGATTGAAGAATTCAAGAAAAGTGGTCAAGAAGTGAATTACATGAGCGATGATAGGTTTTACAATGCTGGATGTGAATCAAATTATATACTTGCCCATTACCAAAATCCTAGATTGGTATTATGCCTTTGGGAGAAGTTGCAGAGCGAGCACCAAGCTGTTTGTTGTGAGTAG
- the LOC126667509 gene encoding probable protein phosphatase 2C 13 encodes MIVSQKLVAEPEIMYKTPIIDVQYHLQNLNVDVSAPSTPILQSLSADISRFESAVSRTEIMNQAGSESSTVMPFPRIRSGSYADIGTRPSMDDEHIQIDDLSAHLGSFFKWPSSFYGVFDGHGGPEAAAYIKRNAMRYFFEDAELPCTSDIDTVFLEALVDSHRKAFLLADVALADESSVSSSCGTTALTALVIGRHLVVANVGDCRAVLCKKGIAVDMSQDHRPSYLPERKRVEELGGYIEDEYLNGYLSVTRALGDWDLKLPLGAASPLIAEPEVQKLLLTEDDEFLIIGCDGIWDVISSQNAVSFVRRGLRRHDDPELCARELVMEAARLNSTDNLTVVIICFSSPSPVESCPPQRRRLRCCGLSEEARNRLKSLLEGN; translated from the exons ATGATTGTGAGTCAAAAATTGGTGGCAGAACCGGAGATTATGTACAAAACTCCAATTATTGATGTGCAGTATCACCTCCAGAACTTGAACGTTGATGTTTCCGCTCCTTCAACTCCGATCCTTCAGTCCTTATCCGCCGATATCTCACGATTTGAGTCG GCTGTGAGTCGCACAGAGATAATGAATCAAGCAGGCAGTGAATCTTCTACAGTCATGCCTTTTCCAAGAATTCGCTCTGGTAGCTATGCTGATATTGGAACTAGGCCCTCCATGGATGATGAACACATTCAGATTGATGATCTATCTGCTCATTTAGGTTCTTTCTTTAAGTGGCCAAGTTCGTTTTATGGAGTGTTTGATGGTCATGGGGGCCCTGAAGCTGCTGCTTATATCAAAAGAAACGCCATGAGATATTTTTTTGAAGATGCTGAGCTGCCTTGCACATCTGATATTGATACTGTTTTCTTAGAGGCATTGGTGGATTCTCATAGGAAAGCTTTTTTACTAGCAGATGTTGCCTTGGCTGATGAAAGTAGCGTTAGTAGTTCTTGCGGCACAACAGCGCTGACTGCGCTAGTAATTGGAAGGCATTTAGTGGTCGCAAATGTTGGTGACTGCCGAGCAGTTTTATGCAAGAAAGGGATAGCTGTTGATATGTCCCAAGATCACAGGCCTTCTTATTTGCCAGAGCGCAAGCGGGTCGAGGAGTTAGGTGGTTATATTGAAGATGAATATCTGAATGGTTATCTTTCAGTTACTAGAGCTCTAGGAGACTGGGATTTAAAACTTCCACTTGGGGCTGCATCGCCTCTCATTGCCGAGCCAGAAGTTCAAAAGCTTTTGTTAACAGAGGATGATGAGTTCTTGATCATAGGCTGTGATGGCATATGGGATGTTATATCAAGTCAGAATGCTGTTAGCTTTGTCCGCCGTGGCCTCAGGCGTCATGATGACCCAGAGCTGTGCGCCAGAGAACTGGTCATGGAAGCAGCTCGTCTAAATTCAACCGATAATCTAACTGTGGTCATCATCTGTTTCTCATCACCAAGTCCAGTTGAATCATGTCCTCCTCAGCGGCGAAGGTTGAGGTGCTGTGGTCTTTCTGAAGAAGCTCGGAATAGGTTGAAGAGCTTATTGGAAGGCAATTGA
- the LOC126667508 gene encoding dihydrolipoyl dehydrogenase 1, mitochondrial produces the protein MAMASLARRKAYVLTRNFSNSSPDAFRYSFSLTRGFASSGSDENDVVIVGGGPGGYVAAIKAAQLGLKTTCVEKRGTLGGTCLNVGCIPSKALLHSSHMYHEANHSFASHGVKFASVEVDLPAMMGQKDKAVANLTRGIEGLFKKNKVNYVKGYGKLISPSEVSVDTLEGGNTIVKGKNIIIATGSDVKSLPGITIDEEKIVSSTGALKLKEIPKKLIVIGAGYIGLEMGSVWGRLGSEVTVVEFAGDIVPSMDGEIRKQFQRSLEKQKMKFMLKTKVVGVDSSGDGVKLTIEPSAGGDQTILEADVVLVSAGRTPFTSGLGLDKVGVETDKIGRILVNEKFATNVPGVFAIGDVIPGPMLAHKAEEDGVACVEFIAGKHGHVDYDKVPGVVYTHPEVASVGKTEEQVKELGVEYRVGKFPFMANSRAKAIDDAEGLVKIIAEKETDKILGVHIMAPNAGELIHEAALALAYGAASEDIARVCHAHPTMSEALKEAAMATHDKPIHM, from the exons ATGGCGATGGCAAGTTTGGCTAGAAGAAAGGCATATGTATTGACCAGAAACTTCTCCAATTCAAGTCCAGATGCTTTCAGATACTCATTCTCTCTCACCCGTGGATTCGCTTCCTCAGGATCCGATGAAAACGACGTCGTCATCGTCGGCGGCGGTCCCGGTGGTTATGTCGCCGCTATCAAAGCCGCTCAGCTCGGACTCAAAACTACCTGCGTCGAGAAGCGTGGGACGCTCGGAGGTACTTGCCTCAATGTTGGATGCATCCCTTCTAAg GCACTTCTTCATTCATCTCACATGTACCATGAAGCCAATCATTCATTTGCTAGCCATGGTGTGAAGTTTGCCTCTGTTGAAGTTGATCTGCCTGCCATGATGGGCCAAAAAGACAAAGCTGTAGCTAATCTTACCCGAGGTATTGAAGGTTTGTTCAAGAAGAATAAGGTCAACTATGTGAAAGGATATGGAAAGCTCATTTCTCCCTCGGAGGTGTCTGTAGACACTCTTGAAGGTGGAAATACTATTGTGAAAGGCAAGAACATTATAATTGCGACTGGTTCTGATGTCAAATCTCTCCCTGGCATTACCATTGATGAGGAGAAAATTGTTTCATCCACTGGTGCTTTGAAATTGAAAGAGATTCCTAAGAAACTTATTGTAATTGGGGCTGGTTACATTGGGCTTGAGATGGGCTCAGTATGGGGCAGGCTAGGTTCAGAAGTTACAGTGGTAGAGTTTGCTGGTGATATTGTACCTAGCATGGATGGGGAAATTCGCAAGCAATTTCAGCGTTCTCTTGAGAAGCAGAAGATGAAATTCATGCTCAAAACTAAAGTTGTAGGAGTTGATAGTTCTGGAGATGGTGTTAAGTTGACAATCGAACCATCAGCTGGTGGTGACCAGACAATCCTTGAAGCTGATGTGGTTCTTGTCTCTGCTGGCAGGACTCCTTTTACATCTGGACTTGGATTGGACAAGGTAGGTGTGGAAACTGATAAGATAGGACGGATTTTAGTTAATGAAAAGTTTGCAACAAATGTGCCTGGTGTTTTTGCAATTGGTGATGTAATTCCAGGACCAATGTTGGCTCACAAGGCAGAAGAAGACGGAGTTGCTTGTGTGGAGTTCATTGCCGGTAAACATGGCCATGTAGATTACGACAAGGTTCCTGGAGTTGTCTATACACACCCTGAGGTTGCTTCTGTTGGTAAGACTGAGGAGCAGGTTAAGGAACTCGGCGTTGAATACCGTGTTGGGAAGTTCCCTTTCATGGCAAATAGCCGTGCGAAGGCAATTGATGACGCTGAAGGACTTGTCAAGATTATAGCCGAGAAGGAAACCGACAAAATATTGGGAGTACACATCATGGCTCCTAATGCAGGTGAACTTATTCATGAGGCAGCTCTGGCCCTTGCCTATGGTGCTGCAAGCGAGGATATCGCACGCGTATGTCATGCACATCCAACCATGAGTGAGGCATTGAAGGAAGCTGCCATGGCCACTCATGACAAGCCCATTCACATGTAA